In Coleofasciculus chthonoplastes PCC 7420, one DNA window encodes the following:
- a CDS encoding glucose-6-phosphate isomerase: MDAPALWQRYQDWLYYHQGLDFYLDVSRMRFDHAFVEAMRPKFEKAFQDMEALERGAIANPDENRMVGHYWLRDPDIAPTPELRQDILTVLEKIESFTTKVHSGDIHPPGSSKFTDILSIGIGGSALGPEFVADALAPNVPPLAIHFIDNTDPAGIDATIAKLQDRLANTLVLIISKSGGTPETRNGMIEAKKAYESQKLDFAAHAVAITGEDSNLEQLAKSEGWLATFPMYDWVGGRTSEMSAVGLLPAALQGIDIRQMLAGAKEMDSATRIHNLHENPAALLALSWYFSGNGQGEKDMVVLPYKDSLLLFSRYLQQLVMESLGKEKDLDGNTVHQGIAVYGNKGSTDQHAYVQQLREGVPNFFVTFIEVLRDREGHSPQVEAGVTSGDYLSGLLQGTRKALYDNQRDSITVTIPQVNPRTVGALIALYDRAVGLYASLVNINAYHQPGVEAGKKAASAILDLQKRVIQVLQDQGEPMSLSQLAQKAGATDQIEAIYKILRHLHTNQRGVVLEGKLGEPSSLKVSAV, from the coding sequence ATGGACGCCCCTGCACTCTGGCAACGCTATCAGGACTGGCTCTATTACCACCAAGGGTTAGACTTTTACCTCGACGTCAGCCGTATGCGATTTGATCATGCCTTTGTCGAGGCGATGCGACCTAAGTTTGAGAAGGCATTTCAGGATATGGAAGCATTGGAGAGGGGCGCGATCGCTAATCCTGATGAAAATCGGATGGTGGGTCACTATTGGTTACGAGATCCTGACATAGCGCCCACCCCCGAACTACGTCAAGATATCCTCACTGTCTTAGAGAAGATTGAATCCTTTACCACTAAAGTCCATAGTGGTGATATTCATCCCCCAGGTTCATCTAAATTCACCGATATTCTTTCCATCGGCATTGGCGGTTCAGCATTGGGTCCTGAGTTTGTCGCCGATGCCCTTGCCCCTAACGTCCCGCCCTTGGCAATTCATTTTATAGATAACACAGATCCGGCGGGAATTGATGCCACTATTGCTAAACTGCAAGATCGTCTGGCTAACACACTTGTCTTGATAATTTCTAAGTCTGGAGGAACGCCGGAAACCCGCAATGGCATGATTGAGGCAAAAAAAGCTTATGAATCCCAGAAACTAGACTTTGCTGCCCATGCCGTGGCGATTACGGGTGAAGATAGTAACCTAGAGCAACTGGCAAAATCTGAAGGGTGGCTGGCGACGTTTCCTATGTATGACTGGGTAGGAGGACGCACCTCAGAAATGTCAGCAGTGGGATTGTTACCCGCCGCACTGCAAGGGATTGATATCCGCCAAATGCTGGCAGGTGCTAAGGAAATGGATAGTGCTACCCGTATCCACAATCTCCACGAAAACCCGGCGGCTTTGCTGGCACTTTCCTGGTATTTTTCGGGGAATGGTCAGGGTGAAAAAGATATGGTGGTTTTACCTTACAAAGATAGCCTGCTGCTATTTTCTCGATACCTCCAGCAGTTAGTTATGGAATCCTTGGGTAAAGAAAAAGACCTCGATGGTAATACTGTACATCAGGGAATCGCCGTTTACGGTAATAAAGGTTCAACGGATCAACATGCCTACGTGCAGCAGTTGCGCGAAGGGGTTCCTAATTTCTTTGTCACCTTTATTGAAGTATTGCGCGATCGCGAGGGACACTCCCCACAGGTAGAAGCCGGGGTAACGTCCGGTGACTATTTATCCGGTTTATTACAGGGAACCCGAAAAGCCTTGTATGACAATCAACGAGATTCGATTACCGTAACAATTCCCCAAGTCAATCCGCGCACGGTTGGAGCGCTGATTGCTTTATACGATCGGGCTGTAGGATTGTACGCCTCCCTGGTGAATATCAACGCTTACCATCAACCTGGAGTGGAAGCAGGTAAAAAAGCCGCCTCTGCAATTTTGGATTTACAGAAACGGGTGATTCAGGTGTTGCAGGATCAAGGAGAACCGATGTCTTTATCACAGTTGGCACAGAAAGCGGGGGCGACTGATCAGATAGAAGCCATTTATAAAATTCTGCGCCATCTCCACACCAATCAACGGGGTGTAGTTTTAGAAGGAAAACTGGGAGAACCAAGTAGCTTAAAAGTGTCTGCTGTTTAA
- a CDS encoding tetratricopeptide repeat protein — MQQPDQGGKGNQSPDVLSPEQAWKLLTALVGKERMLQDRGAQKVVPLLCEWLGYLSLGIELVGRYLAKHPDMSLTDMLKRLEAQHPDAASQPPSQPTLQWGINTILEWVWRELNPLTQQVGQLLSLFAPTLWRWQWLDYASDFLYWKQADLDQAQTQLYQWRLIETVQNRRGCYTVQPLIREFFRKKLETLDAPTVFVSHPPFPFPPKASSKPISQSPQPDTQSSLPKQLSHDDSASQTPPPREWSSFLSPYPDVPGSGEDCLIEQQLYFPITNSTCSCQPDKPHIANSGVSQKSKNKAPPLIKLQADDFRQAFTAILIELVQQIPDHPTREQITFLEEILPHIQEIAHTLESAVRDEDLLCLFDSLGKFSKGQGLTDLLWLFDRLGRFYQHQGVGNQAESWFQRCVSIAQAAFGEEHLDVATSLNNLAGLYYTQGRYSEAELFYLQALEVRKHLLGNHHLDVATSLNNLAGLYYAQNRYSEAEPLYLQVLEVRKSLLGNCHLDVASSLNNLGLLYYAQGRYSEAEPLYLQALEMRKRLLGNCHPAVATSINNLAGLYSSQKRYRDAESLLVQALSLSEQHLGDDHPNTAIFRKNLSILRTHKTANRHWWQWLW, encoded by the coding sequence ATGCAGCAGCCAGATCAAGGCGGTAAGGGGAATCAATCCCCAGATGTGCTGTCACCAGAACAAGCGTGGAAACTCTTGACAGCCCTAGTGGGTAAAGAGCGCATGTTGCAGGATCGAGGCGCACAGAAGGTTGTACCCCTATTATGTGAATGGCTGGGATATCTGTCGTTAGGCATAGAATTAGTCGGGCGATACTTAGCCAAACACCCCGATATGTCTTTAACTGATATGCTCAAACGGCTGGAAGCGCAACATCCTGATGCAGCAAGCCAGCCGCCAAGCCAACCGACACTCCAATGGGGAATCAACACCATCTTGGAATGGGTTTGGAGAGAACTCAATCCCCTAACCCAGCAGGTTGGTCAACTTTTGAGCTTATTTGCCCCAACCCTTTGGCGGTGGCAATGGTTAGACTATGCAAGTGATTTCTTGTATTGGAAACAGGCAGATCTCGACCAAGCCCAAACTCAACTGTATCAGTGGCGTTTAATTGAGACAGTGCAAAATCGCCGGGGTTGCTACACAGTTCAGCCCTTAATTCGGGAGTTTTTTCGCAAAAAACTGGAGACATTGGATGCACCCACCGTCTTTGTGTCTCACCCTCCTTTTCCGTTCCCACCAAAGGCGTCGTCCAAGCCGATTTCCCAGTCCCCTCAACCGGATACTCAGTCTTCTTTGCCAAAGCAACTTTCCCATGACGATTCAGCCTCGCAGACGCCACCTCCTAGAGAATGGTCTTCATTTCTCTCTCCTTATCCGGATGTCCCTGGTTCCGGTGAAGATTGCCTGATTGAGCAGCAACTCTATTTTCCGATTACAAATTCCACCTGTTCGTGTCAACCAGACAAACCTCACATTGCTAATTCAGGAGTTTCCCAAAAAAGCAAGAATAAAGCACCACCCTTAATAAAACTTCAGGCTGATGACTTCAGGCAGGCTTTTACCGCTATTCTTATCGAACTGGTTCAGCAAATTCCTGATCATCCTACCCGCGAGCAGATAACGTTTTTGGAGGAGATACTGCCTCACATTCAAGAAATCGCTCACACCCTAGAATCAGCCGTAAGGGATGAAGATTTACTCTGCTTATTTGACAGTTTGGGCAAATTCTCTAAAGGTCAAGGATTAACGGATTTACTTTGGCTATTCGATCGCTTAGGTAGATTTTATCAGCATCAGGGAGTGGGCAATCAGGCAGAATCCTGGTTTCAGCGGTGCGTATCTATCGCCCAAGCCGCTTTTGGCGAGGAACATCTTGATGTTGCTACTAGCTTGAATAATTTGGCAGGACTTTATTATACCCAAGGTCGCTACAGTGAAGCTGAACTCTTTTACCTGCAAGCCTTAGAGGTGAGAAAACATCTGTTAGGTAATCATCATCTTGATGTTGCCACCAGCTTGAATAATTTGGCAGGACTTTACTATGCTCAAAATCGCTACAGTGAAGCTGAACCCCTTTATCTGCAAGTTTTAGAGGTGAGAAAATCTCTCTTAGGCAATTGCCATCTGGATGTTGCCAGTAGCCTCAACAATTTGGGATTATTGTACTATGCTCAAGGTCGCTACAGTGAAGCTGAACCCCTTTATTTGCAAGCCTTAGAGATGAGAAAACGTCTTTTAGGTAATTGCCATCCGGCTGTGGCGACTAGCATTAATAATTTAGCCGGACTCTACAGTTCTCAAAAACGCTACAGAGATGCCGAATCGCTATTAGTTCAGGCATTAAGTTTGAGTGAACAGCACTTAGGAGATGATCATCCTAATACGGCTATTTTTCGCAAAAATTTATCCATTCTCCGCACTCATAAGACGGCTAATCGTCACTGGTGGCAATGGTTATGGTAA
- a CDS encoding SWIM zinc finger family protein, with the protein MQSYEIEAPPWWVQRWIDLLNSYRFKKRLERARKYAKEGNVLSIEFEGPQVLARVQGTEPEPYQVSLSIDPFTEEDWGYVVETMAQEAIYSAQLLAGEMPENIEQVFTANGLSLFPFTLSDIHSKCSCPDPKNPCKHIGAIYYQLGDRFSEDPFVLFQLRGRTKAQILDDLRHLRSTGTVELNPEKKAEVESQSSQSAVTSSRLENQPNEGEAEVDTPVKLQQFWQYEEPLDPSLVVITPPPDNRTVLDVLGTIPLAAADSRVMQYFREVYQLVSQQAMMSALNRET; encoded by the coding sequence ATGCAGTCCTACGAAATTGAAGCTCCTCCCTGGTGGGTACAACGCTGGATTGACTTGCTCAATTCCTATCGCTTTAAAAAGCGTTTGGAACGCGCCCGCAAATACGCCAAGGAAGGCAATGTCCTCAGTATTGAGTTTGAAGGTCCCCAGGTATTAGCACGGGTACAAGGAACAGAACCAGAACCCTATCAAGTTTCCCTATCGATTGACCCCTTTACCGAGGAAGACTGGGGTTATGTGGTGGAAACGATGGCGCAAGAGGCTATTTATTCGGCTCAACTCTTAGCTGGAGAAATGCCGGAAAATATTGAGCAAGTGTTCACCGCTAATGGGTTGAGCCTATTTCCCTTCACGCTTTCGGATATTCATTCAAAATGTAGTTGCCCTGATCCCAAAAACCCCTGTAAACATATTGGGGCGATTTACTATCAATTAGGCGATCGCTTTAGTGAAGATCCCTTTGTCTTATTCCAGTTACGAGGACGTACTAAAGCACAAATTCTGGATGATTTGCGTCATTTACGGAGTACAGGGACTGTAGAACTAAACCCTGAGAAAAAAGCAGAGGTTGAGTCCCAATCCAGTCAATCCGCTGTTACATCCAGTCGGTTAGAGAACCAACCAAATGAGGGAGAAGCAGAGGTTGATACCCCAGTTAAACTTCAGCAATTCTGGCAATACGAAGAACCTCTTGATCCCTCTCTGGTTGTCATTACTCCTCCTCCAGACAACCGTACTGTTTTGGATGTCTTAGGGACAATCCCCTTAGCAGCGGCTGATAGTCGTGTCATGCAATATTTTCGGGAAGTTTATCAACTGGTTAGTCAACAGGCGATGATGTCCGCCCTGAATCGGGAAACTTAA
- the rsmD gene encoding 16S rRNA (guanine(966)-N(2))-methyltransferase RsmD: MRIYGNRQLKTLPGLETRPTSARVREAVFNIWQGAIAQCRWLDLCAGTGAMGAEALCRGASLVVGIDIKGKACSIMQQNWRQVAQPEQTFQVIRGDVVGRLKTLADQQFDRIYFDPPYASDLYNPVLDAIAHYQLLADQGELAVEYSPNHWTPQLLKAEGRRQKAEDKEEGGKVKENSDCRDVASCVSTLEICRQKVYGNTALVFYSATR, from the coding sequence ATGAGAATATATGGCAACCGACAGCTAAAAACTTTACCTGGACTAGAAACCCGCCCGACATCAGCACGGGTACGGGAGGCGGTATTTAACATCTGGCAAGGTGCGATCGCCCAATGTCGTTGGCTGGATCTCTGTGCGGGTACAGGCGCTATGGGGGCTGAAGCACTCTGTCGCGGCGCATCTTTAGTGGTAGGTATTGACATAAAAGGCAAAGCCTGCTCCATTATGCAACAAAATTGGCGGCAAGTGGCTCAACCAGAGCAAACCTTTCAGGTAATACGAGGAGATGTGGTGGGGCGATTAAAAACGCTGGCTGATCAACAATTTGACCGGATTTACTTTGATCCCCCCTACGCTAGTGATTTGTACAATCCGGTTCTAGACGCGATCGCTCATTATCAACTCCTGGCTGATCAGGGTGAATTAGCGGTAGAGTATAGTCCTAACCACTGGACACCGCAACTGTTAAAGGCAGAAGGCAGAAGGCAGAAGGCAGAAGATAAGGAGGAAGGTGGCAAGGTAAAAGAAAATTCTGACTGTAGAGACGTAGCTAGCTGCGTCTCTACACTGGAAATTTGTCGCCAGAAAGTCTACGGAAATACCGCCTTAGTGTTTTATAGCGCTACGCGCTAG
- the petG gene encoding cytochrome b6-f complex subunit V, translating to MVEPLLSGIVLGLIPVTLAGLFVAAYLQYKRGNQLEL from the coding sequence ATGGTTGAACCATTGCTGTCGGGAATTGTTCTAGGCTTAATCCCGGTTACCCTGGCTGGGTTATTTGTCGCGGCGTACCTACAATATAAGCGGGGGAACCAATTGGAATTGTAG
- a CDS encoding c-type cytochrome: MENQLDQPQVLVRRIIMVVLALLFVIGIGIFGFQVLQVSDPYIQKVLSLNGDPVRGQAIFEINCADCHGMHADGKVGPSLQHISKHRSPSGLIEQVISGQTPPMPKFQPSPQEMADLLTYLEKL; encoded by the coding sequence TTGGAGAACCAGCTTGACCAACCTCAAGTCCTAGTTCGGCGGATTATCATGGTGGTACTCGCCCTACTGTTCGTGATCGGCATCGGCATCTTCGGATTTCAGGTGCTGCAAGTTTCTGATCCCTATATCCAGAAAGTTTTGTCCCTCAACGGTGATCCAGTTCGAGGGCAAGCTATTTTTGAGATTAATTGTGCGGATTGTCATGGTATGCACGCCGATGGCAAGGTCGGACCTAGCTTACAGCATATTTCTAAACACAGATCTCCAAGTGGTCTGATTGAACAGGTGATTAGTGGTCAAACCCCGCCGATGCCCAAGTTTCAGCCGAGTCCTCAGGAAATGGCTGATTTATTAACCTATTTGGAAAAATTGTAA
- a CDS encoding O-antigen ligase family protein has protein sequence MLKKIDKYLFSRHPQPRLQGAWNCAQVGFFIFPWFPALGVVGVSFALLGTWWQDYRRIIQRPLNWGLGILSLWLIFSASQAYNPTEAFLGLANFLPFLAFFAAFSSLIQTPAQLRRLAWILVIPSVLVVILGFGQLFLGWAHPPQFPALLGWVLEAKGNPPGRMASVFMYANILAAYLQIVFTLGLGLWIEMFQAWRAGGAEGAGGAEGAGGAEGAGGAGGVGAGLTDNLWCQTDNLTKPALLGEVGGVLLFLTGVEIANAIAIILTHSRNAWGGVIVVGLAFALYQGWRPLVGIVVAAAVAVPSAAFSPSPLREGLRMIVPAYFWARLTDQLHPDRPVALMRITQWRFALSLTQQRPWTGWGLRNFTLLYEQQMDLWLGHPHNLMLMLTAEVGIPATILFCSLVGWILGQGVLWINQARSLSSRDRLIVFSYLVAFGGCILFNMLDVTLFDLRVNTLGWLLLSAIAGVTASKPDKNQLEPLTNH, from the coding sequence GTGTTGAAAAAAATCGATAAATATCTGTTCAGTCGCCACCCTCAACCCCGCTTACAAGGCGCTTGGAATTGCGCCCAAGTCGGATTTTTTATCTTTCCCTGGTTTCCTGCTTTGGGGGTTGTGGGTGTGAGTTTTGCCTTACTCGGAACCTGGTGGCAAGACTATCGCCGGATTATCCAGCGTCCTCTAAACTGGGGACTGGGAATCTTGAGCCTTTGGCTAATTTTCAGCGCCAGTCAAGCCTATAACCCCACCGAAGCATTCCTCGGTTTAGCCAATTTCTTGCCATTCTTGGCTTTTTTTGCCGCATTCAGTTCCTTAATTCAAACACCAGCCCAGCTACGGCGTCTCGCCTGGATTCTGGTGATTCCTTCTGTACTGGTTGTGATTCTCGGCTTTGGGCAGTTATTTCTCGGTTGGGCGCACCCACCACAGTTTCCCGCCTTATTGGGTTGGGTATTAGAAGCAAAGGGAAATCCGCCAGGGCGTATGGCTTCAGTGTTCATGTACGCCAATATTCTGGCGGCTTATCTGCAAATTGTCTTTACGTTAGGGTTGGGACTATGGATTGAGATGTTTCAAGCTTGGCGAGCTGGGGGAGCAGAGGGAGCTGGGGGAGCAGAGGGAGCTGGGGGAGCAGAGGGAGCTGGGGGAGCCGGGGGTGTAGGGGCGGGTTTGACGGATAACTTATGGTGTCAAACCGATAACTTAACTAAACCCGCCCTTCTGGGGGAAGTTGGGGGAGTCCTCTTATTTTTAACTGGAGTGGAAATTGCTAATGCGATCGCGATCATCCTCACTCATTCCCGAAATGCTTGGGGTGGGGTGATTGTAGTGGGTTTGGCTTTTGCACTGTATCAAGGCTGGCGCCCTTTGGTGGGGATAGTAGTCGCTGCGGCTGTCGCTGTACCATCGGCGGCGTTTAGTCCCTCACCGTTACGAGAAGGGTTACGAATGATTGTTCCGGCTTACTTTTGGGCGCGACTCACCGATCAGCTTCATCCCGATCGCCCTGTGGCGTTGATGCGGATAACCCAATGGCGCTTTGCTTTGTCGCTGACTCAGCAGCGTCCTTGGACAGGTTGGGGATTGCGGAACTTTACGTTGCTTTACGAACAGCAGATGGATCTGTGGCTCGGTCATCCCCATAATCTGATGCTGATGTTGACGGCTGAAGTGGGTATTCCGGCGACAATTCTATTTTGTAGCTTAGTGGGTTGGATTTTAGGGCAAGGTGTTCTCTGGATAAATCAAGCGCGATCGCTCTCAAGTCGCGATCGATTAATTGTCTTTAGTTATTTAGTCGCATTCGGCGGCTGTATCCTATTCAATATGCTGGATGTCACGCTCTTTGACTTACGGGTGAATACCTTGGGGTGGCTACTTCTATCCGCGATCGCGGGAGTGACGGCTTCTAAACCTGACAAAAACCAACTGGAACCCCTTACAAATCACTAA